In a single window of the Arthrobacter sp. StoSoilA2 genome:
- a CDS encoding LysR substrate-binding domain-containing protein — protein sequence MLDLRRLQILSALDATGTMTAAAEALFMTTSAVSQQLTLLEKEAGVPLLARSGRRVRLTEAGLVLVRHAQQISAAAEAAETSMKRFRTDVAGVVALSAFPSFASTILPQALRALSASFPELRVTVSDLEPFQSVAELRAGRIDLAVIDDLHPVPTEGMVRIELYEDELVLCLPASSRSLPPGPVRIGTLKNANWVMDVRQSVFEIFVRKMCLAEGFEPKVVANCSNLAVTLAMVEAGVGVAVLSGTQVTRHSFDIETRSMTPTPSRRVLLTYRASSQDSPLVAAVAAELKEKSLHRNAK from the coding sequence TTGCTGGACCTTAGACGACTGCAGATCCTTTCTGCATTGGACGCCACCGGCACGATGACGGCCGCCGCAGAAGCCTTGTTCATGACGACGTCAGCGGTGAGTCAACAATTGACTCTCTTGGAAAAGGAAGCGGGAGTTCCCCTTCTTGCACGCTCTGGGCGCCGGGTCCGGCTGACCGAAGCGGGCCTGGTCCTCGTACGGCATGCGCAGCAGATTTCAGCCGCAGCAGAGGCCGCGGAAACCAGCATGAAACGATTTCGTACCGATGTGGCCGGCGTCGTTGCCTTGAGCGCATTCCCAAGCTTTGCAAGTACCATCCTGCCGCAGGCGCTGCGGGCTTTGTCCGCGAGTTTTCCAGAACTCAGAGTGACAGTCAGCGACTTGGAGCCTTTCCAGAGTGTGGCCGAGCTAAGGGCTGGACGGATCGATCTTGCCGTAATCGACGACCTTCATCCGGTCCCCACAGAAGGCATGGTGCGGATCGAGTTGTACGAAGACGAACTGGTCCTCTGCTTGCCGGCGAGCAGCAGATCCCTGCCACCAGGACCAGTGCGGATCGGGACGTTGAAGAACGCGAATTGGGTTATGGACGTTCGCCAATCCGTCTTTGAGATCTTCGTGCGCAAGATGTGTCTGGCGGAAGGATTCGAGCCGAAAGTCGTCGCCAACTGCAGCAACCTTGCGGTGACGTTGGCGATGGTCGAAGCAGGCGTAGGGGTTGCAGTCCTCAGTGGGACGCAGGTGACCAGACACTCTTTCGACATCGAGACCCGATCGATGACACCCACACCCTCGCGGCGTGTGCTTTTGACGTACCGAGCGTCTTCCCAAGACTCCCCCTTGGTGGCAGCTGTGGCCGCCGAGCTCAAAGAGAAATCCCTTCATCGCAACGCCAAGTAG
- a CDS encoding glycerate kinase → MQILIAPDKFKGSLTAAEAASAMAEGALRVYPDAVITQFLVADGGEGTLDAAVAAGYEERNHAVVGPILKPVSASWAFRKDAVGGPSVVIETAQASGLAHMEPTPENSLRAHSYGCGQLIAVALDAGATEIVLGLGGSAMSDGGSGALRALGLKPLDAAGNVVPLGGGSLADVVALDVSELDPRLSAVKFRIAVDVQNPLFGPEGAAHVFGPQKGADEDAVEKLDAGLRNWASLLREATGRVVNVPGAGAAGGFPASFLAFTNAALEGGFALVAGFTGLAEHLTEADWVITGEGSMDEQSLSGKAPIALADAASAHGIPVVAVAGRITVTSEDLAKHGIVAAAQLLDVAQRKNGLPDVADAVANAAAYVSRATALVLEGV, encoded by the coding sequence ATGCAAATCCTCATCGCCCCTGACAAATTTAAGGGATCCCTGACCGCGGCCGAAGCCGCGTCAGCCATGGCCGAAGGCGCCCTGCGTGTCTACCCGGATGCCGTGATAACCCAGTTCCTGGTTGCCGACGGCGGCGAAGGCACCCTGGACGCCGCCGTTGCCGCAGGATATGAAGAGCGAAACCACGCCGTTGTGGGCCCGATCCTGAAACCGGTGAGCGCTTCATGGGCCTTCCGCAAGGACGCCGTTGGCGGCCCCAGCGTCGTCATCGAGACCGCCCAAGCGTCCGGCTTGGCGCATATGGAGCCGACGCCCGAGAACTCGCTGCGCGCCCACAGCTACGGCTGCGGCCAGCTGATCGCCGTCGCCCTGGATGCCGGTGCAACCGAGATTGTGCTTGGTTTGGGCGGCTCGGCCATGTCCGACGGCGGCAGCGGAGCGCTGCGTGCGTTGGGGCTCAAACCCCTGGATGCCGCCGGGAACGTGGTACCCCTCGGCGGAGGTTCCCTGGCCGACGTCGTTGCCTTGGATGTCTCCGAACTGGATCCGCGGCTGTCCGCCGTGAAGTTCCGCATCGCCGTCGACGTCCAAAACCCGCTGTTCGGTCCCGAAGGTGCCGCCCACGTTTTCGGCCCGCAGAAGGGCGCGGATGAGGACGCCGTTGAAAAGCTCGACGCCGGCCTCCGCAACTGGGCGTCGCTCCTCCGGGAGGCCACGGGCCGCGTTGTGAACGTTCCGGGAGCTGGAGCGGCGGGCGGGTTCCCGGCGTCGTTCCTGGCTTTCACTAACGCCGCACTGGAAGGCGGCTTCGCGCTGGTAGCGGGCTTCACCGGGCTGGCCGAGCACCTGACTGAGGCTGATTGGGTGATCACCGGCGAAGGGTCCATGGACGAGCAGTCACTTTCGGGCAAGGCGCCCATCGCCCTTGCAGATGCGGCGAGTGCCCACGGGATTCCAGTGGTGGCCGTGGCCGGTCGTATCACTGTGACCTCTGAGGACCTGGCTAAGCACGGAATTGTCGCGGCTGCCCAACTGCTGGACGTCGCTCAGCGCAAGAACGGCCTTCCGGACGTGGCTGACGCGGTCGCCAATGCTGCCGCATACGTATCTCGGGCGACCGCCCTGGTCCTTGAAGGCGTATAG
- a CDS encoding aminotransferase class I/II-fold pyridoxal phosphate-dependent enzyme: MQKLAHRLEHLGTETAFSVAQAAAAWKAKGNLVFPFHLGDINIPTAPHIIEAMNRAIAGGYTGYCPGPGIPQLREALAEDIGSRRGIEFSPENVVVMTGGKPVITKFLQAVMNPGEEVLYPNPGFPIYESQIEYLGGTAVPYRYVPTAQGFAIDLDQVRASITPNTTAIIYNDLQNPISAESTTAEREAIAQIAIEHDLWVLSDEAYFETRYEGVSSSIASLPGMAERTVILYTFSKKFAMTGSRLGCAVAPREIAQVLSTLNTNDESCTTHYVQWAGIEALRGPQEPVQQMLDILRVRRDAACDIVNAIPGMSVAVPQSTFYLFPDVTEAMQKLGYTAVGDFASDVLHKTGVSFCTREHFGRRLPGEDRQYIRLAYSGIEVDAIREGLGRLREWIENA; this comes from the coding sequence ATGCAGAAACTCGCACACCGGCTTGAGCACTTGGGAACTGAAACTGCTTTCAGCGTCGCCCAGGCTGCCGCCGCTTGGAAGGCGAAGGGCAACCTCGTATTCCCCTTCCACCTGGGTGACATCAATATCCCCACGGCCCCGCACATTATTGAGGCCATGAACCGGGCCATCGCCGGCGGGTACACCGGTTATTGCCCGGGCCCTGGCATCCCGCAGTTGCGCGAAGCACTGGCAGAGGACATCGGATCCCGGCGCGGGATCGAGTTTTCCCCGGAGAACGTGGTGGTCATGACCGGCGGAAAGCCCGTGATCACCAAGTTCCTCCAGGCCGTGATGAACCCCGGCGAGGAGGTGCTCTACCCCAACCCCGGCTTCCCGATCTACGAATCCCAGATCGAATACCTGGGTGGCACGGCCGTTCCCTACCGCTACGTGCCCACGGCCCAGGGCTTCGCGATCGACCTGGACCAGGTCCGGGCCTCGATCACCCCGAACACCACCGCGATCATCTACAACGACCTTCAGAACCCCATCTCCGCCGAGTCCACCACGGCCGAGCGTGAAGCGATTGCCCAGATCGCGATCGAGCACGATCTCTGGGTCCTCTCCGATGAGGCCTATTTTGAGACCCGCTACGAAGGCGTATCGAGCTCGATTGCCTCGCTTCCGGGCATGGCCGAGCGCACCGTAATCCTGTACACGTTCAGCAAGAAGTTCGCCATGACCGGTTCACGCTTGGGCTGTGCTGTGGCCCCGCGCGAGATCGCCCAGGTGCTCAGTACCCTGAACACCAACGATGAATCATGCACCACCCACTACGTGCAGTGGGCCGGCATCGAAGCCCTCCGCGGTCCCCAGGAGCCTGTCCAGCAAATGCTCGACATCCTGCGTGTGCGCCGGGACGCAGCCTGCGACATCGTCAACGCCATCCCCGGCATGAGCGTGGCCGTGCCGCAGTCAACGTTCTACCTCTTCCCGGATGTCACCGAGGCTATGCAGAAACTCGGCTACACCGCCGTTGGTGACTTCGCTTCAGACGTCCTCCACAAGACCGGCGTTTCCTTCTGTACCCGTGAACACTTCGGCCGTCGCCTGCCAGGCGAAGACCGCCAGTACATCCGCTTGGCCTACTCCGGCATCGAAGTGGACGCCATCCGTGAAGGACTCGGACGCCTACGCGAATGGATCGAAAACGCATGA
- a CDS encoding D-glycerate dehydrogenase, with protein sequence MSRIVVTGRIPEPALEKLRTTHDVDAWEGSDSISRLELLRRVAGADAIVSLLTERIDAELLDAAGPQLKVVANVAVGYDNIDVPACTERGITATNTPGVLTEATADIAFGLILMTTRRLGEGERLIRAGQPWKWGMFFLLGSGLQGKTLGVVGMGGIGQATARRAKAFGMEIVYQSRSEIDPATATELGARRVELDELLAISDVVSLHCPYGPSTHHLIGAEQLAAMKGTAYLVNTARGAIVDEAALAHALRENQIAGAGLDVFEQEPKVHPWLLEVENVALVPHLGSATVETRTAMAVLAAENTLAVLGGKQPPTPIT encoded by the coding sequence ATGAGCCGGATAGTCGTCACGGGACGCATCCCCGAACCTGCACTGGAGAAACTCCGCACCACGCACGATGTGGATGCTTGGGAAGGGTCTGACTCCATCAGCCGCTTGGAACTCCTGCGGCGGGTGGCCGGAGCCGACGCGATCGTGAGCCTGCTCACTGAACGCATCGACGCCGAACTCCTCGATGCCGCGGGACCGCAGCTCAAAGTGGTCGCGAACGTCGCCGTTGGCTATGACAACATCGACGTCCCCGCCTGCACGGAACGCGGGATCACCGCCACCAACACCCCGGGCGTGCTCACCGAGGCCACCGCCGACATCGCCTTCGGGCTCATCCTCATGACCACCCGCCGGCTTGGGGAAGGCGAACGGCTCATCCGCGCCGGCCAACCCTGGAAATGGGGCATGTTCTTCCTGCTCGGGTCCGGCCTGCAAGGTAAAACCCTGGGCGTTGTGGGTATGGGCGGCATTGGCCAAGCCACCGCACGCCGCGCCAAAGCCTTCGGCATGGAAATCGTCTACCAATCCCGCAGCGAAATCGACCCCGCTACCGCCACCGAACTCGGCGCCCGCCGCGTGGAACTCGACGAACTGCTGGCCATCTCCGACGTGGTCTCCCTGCACTGCCCCTATGGCCCGTCCACACACCATCTGATCGGCGCCGAGCAGCTGGCCGCTATGAAGGGCACCGCGTACTTGGTCAACACCGCCCGCGGAGCGATTGTGGACGAGGCCGCCCTCGCCCATGCCCTTCGCGAGAACCAGATCGCCGGCGCCGGGCTTGACGTCTTCGAACAGGAACCCAAAGTCCATCCCTGGTTACTCGAAGTCGAGAACGTAGCTTTGGTCCCACACCTCGGATCCGCTACCGTCGAAACCCGAACCGCCATGGCAGTCCTCGCAGCAGAGAACACATTGGCAGTGCTCGGCGGAAAACAGCCACCCACACCCATTACCTAA
- a CDS encoding DUF4192 family protein, translated as MTTIRAHEPHQAAIQASQLWTGMLDSNDFPTDEDCATLIANFQFPRIRDRLMADIPGINEPPQHVLFAQTDTAPQWSRIEWAQQLLIHVYTRTSPQHAAPILTTIGYINWWEGRGSKAHQYMQLALDTDPGYRFARLTDQMLGAGIIAGWNTNKDTAYKTRLDMP; from the coding sequence ATGACCACCATCCGAGCCCATGAACCCCACCAAGCAGCAATTCAAGCCAGTCAACTTTGGACTGGCATGCTCGACAGCAACGACTTCCCCACCGACGAAGACTGCGCCACGCTCATCGCGAACTTCCAATTCCCCCGCATCCGCGACCGGCTCATGGCCGACATCCCCGGCATCAACGAACCACCCCAACACGTCCTCTTCGCCCAAACGGACACGGCCCCGCAATGGTCACGAATTGAATGGGCACAACAACTCCTCATCCACGTCTACACCAGAACCAGCCCCCAGCACGCAGCACCGATACTCACCACTATCGGCTACATCAACTGGTGGGAAGGCCGAGGATCCAAAGCACACCAATACATGCAACTCGCCCTCGACACCGACCCCGGCTACCGCTTCGCCAGGCTCACTGACCAAATGCTCGGAGCCGGAATCATCGCCGGCTGGAACACCAACAAAGACACCGCCTACAAAACCCGACTCGACATGCCATAA
- a CDS encoding DUF4192 family protein — MNALTIKDPADLLSFIGHTLGFWPNESLVCVTLDKGKVGATLRIDLPRQPGTELPYARTVSSYLTSDTSAKSIVFAVYTSAHCEPGQPKPHAATIAALTGVLAENGISIRDGIFVSDDSYSPTTANPAKTSPCPSAPLNTAASTRNSSTAAAPYNPPTA; from the coding sequence ATGAATGCGCTCACCATCAAAGATCCGGCAGACCTGCTCAGCTTCATCGGGCACACCCTCGGCTTCTGGCCCAACGAGAGCCTCGTCTGCGTCACCCTGGACAAAGGCAAGGTCGGCGCCACCCTGCGCATCGACCTTCCCCGCCAACCCGGAACAGAACTCCCCTACGCCCGCACCGTCAGCAGCTACCTCACCAGTGACACCAGCGCGAAAAGTATCGTCTTCGCCGTTTACACCTCAGCCCACTGTGAACCCGGCCAGCCCAAACCACATGCGGCGACCATTGCCGCGCTCACGGGGGTCCTCGCCGAGAATGGCATCAGCATCCGCGACGGGATCTTCGTCAGCGACGACAGCTACTCCCCTACGACAGCGAACCCGGCCAAAACATCACCCTGCCCATCAGCACCACTGAATACAGCCGCGTCAACGCGGAATTCATCTACCGCGGCAGCACCATACAACCCACCAACCGCATAG
- a CDS encoding ribbon-helix-helix protein, CopG family, translated as MNLRVPEDLDRRLEKLAAEEHTSKSALLLQGAELVLQRHTRRREISEGLDFVMSHDAELLARLEDA; from the coding sequence ATGAATCTCCGAGTCCCTGAGGACCTTGATCGACGGCTGGAGAAGTTGGCTGCCGAGGAACACACGTCCAAGTCCGCACTCCTGTTGCAGGGGGCCGAGTTGGTTCTGCAGCGGCACACGCGCCGGCGTGAAATCAGTGAGGGCCTTGATTTTGTGATGAGTCATGACGCTGAGCTGCTGGCGCGCCTTGAGGACGCGTGA
- a CDS encoding type II toxin-antitoxin system death-on-curing family toxin gives MTAYLEIEDALQVIDRYGFHIRDVGLLASALARPATTVLGAEAYPELAVKAAALLESVARFHPLLDGNKRTAWTLMVLLLWINGYHHDFTTDEGFGLVVGVAAGDVELRDSAAVISNHLVPR, from the coding sequence GTGACGGCTTACCTTGAGATTGAGGATGCGCTTCAAGTTATTGATCGCTACGGCTTCCATATCCGCGACGTCGGCTTGTTGGCGTCGGCATTGGCCAGGCCCGCGACAACAGTCTTGGGCGCTGAAGCTTATCCGGAACTAGCGGTGAAGGCGGCTGCCTTACTTGAGTCGGTCGCGCGGTTCCATCCACTCCTTGATGGGAACAAGCGGACTGCTTGGACGCTCATGGTGCTGTTGTTGTGGATCAACGGCTACCATCATGACTTCACCACTGACGAGGGCTTCGGACTGGTCGTCGGGGTCGCCGCTGGGGACGTTGAACTACGGGACTCGGCCGCTGTGATCTCGAATCATTTGGTGCCGCGTTAG
- a CDS encoding methyltransferase has translation MDRLNLMDMGITSQWNGAKCVGPALTVLTKEGDNLAIHRALDDARPGDILVINALGGTTRAVFGDLLAEICLAAGIAGVVIDGLTRDRAGIRDLGLPLWARGVSPAGPAKTGPGAVHIPVACGGVVVNPGDLITADDDGIAVVRPERAEAVLERLKQIDSLETALRFKIRGSAINRTQAPANA, from the coding sequence ATGGACAGACTGAATCTCATGGATATGGGGATCACGTCTCAGTGGAACGGTGCCAAATGTGTAGGGCCCGCACTAACCGTCTTGACCAAGGAGGGCGATAACCTGGCTATTCACCGCGCTCTCGACGACGCCCGGCCCGGCGACATCCTCGTAATCAATGCCCTCGGCGGCACAACCCGCGCAGTGTTCGGTGACCTTCTCGCCGAGATCTGCTTGGCGGCCGGAATAGCGGGCGTTGTCATCGACGGGCTCACGAGGGACCGGGCCGGAATCCGCGATTTGGGGCTGCCTCTCTGGGCTCGAGGAGTGTCTCCGGCAGGCCCTGCAAAAACCGGCCCTGGTGCAGTCCACATACCTGTAGCCTGCGGCGGAGTCGTGGTGAACCCAGGTGATCTCATCACGGCTGACGACGACGGTATCGCCGTGGTTCGGCCAGAACGCGCGGAGGCGGTTTTGGAAAGACTTAAGCAAATCGACAGTCTTGAAACCGCACTTCGTTTTAAGATCCGCGGTTCCGCGATAAACCGCACTCAGGCACCAGCAAATGCCTGA
- a CDS encoding MFS transporter has product MPSQFPGLISSLAGLSWKLLMKYYASRSAVEHSTIRKITFRIIPLIILAYFVAYIDRVNIGMVKKDMAVDIGLTDVAFGLASGLIFIGLIFFEIPSNKLAHMVGPRRWITRIMASWGVVVMTGALIQIPEHLYLMRVVLGIAEAGMAPAVFLFLAQWFPRQHRARALSAFYLSVPIAMALGSPLTGWILEATDNLIGVDGWRWVFLIEGFAAILVAPFVLRGLTDRPSKAKWLTAQEQQWLTETLEDENHDVPAHAPHSFRGSLTDGKVWIFAVTYLFLGFGANAMVYWMPSIVGAATKNLGSLQIGLVSAIPFVCAALGIYITGRIAERTQAKLWNILVPVFVSVVGFAAVLVVNGNIAMQMAMISLALAGALASQPQFWTLPTAYLSGAAAAGGIALINSVNNIGGFLGPYSFGWLKEIGNNSTLLPFTVIAAVQVLAAAGVLLANRSKSRVPVAESEAESNLADQVAADMK; this is encoded by the coding sequence ATGCCATCTCAGTTCCCGGGGCTCATATCTAGCCTTGCCGGCCTTTCTTGGAAGTTGCTGATGAAATATTATGCGTCCCGCTCCGCGGTCGAACATTCCACAATCCGGAAAATCACATTCCGGATCATCCCGCTGATCATCCTCGCCTACTTCGTCGCGTACATCGACAGAGTGAACATTGGGATGGTTAAAAAGGACATGGCGGTAGACATCGGCCTGACCGATGTCGCTTTTGGCCTTGCCAGCGGCCTGATCTTCATAGGCCTGATCTTCTTTGAGATTCCCAGCAACAAGCTGGCTCATATGGTCGGACCCCGCCGTTGGATCACACGGATTATGGCGTCGTGGGGCGTCGTGGTAATGACCGGAGCTCTTATTCAGATCCCCGAGCATCTTTATCTCATGCGCGTCGTCCTCGGCATTGCAGAGGCGGGCATGGCACCGGCGGTGTTCCTCTTTCTGGCGCAGTGGTTCCCGCGTCAGCATCGTGCACGTGCTTTGAGTGCGTTTTACCTGTCGGTTCCCATCGCTATGGCCCTAGGCAGCCCGCTGACCGGATGGATTCTTGAAGCCACCGACAACCTGATCGGCGTGGATGGATGGCGCTGGGTGTTCCTTATTGAGGGTTTCGCAGCCATCCTTGTTGCTCCGTTCGTGCTGCGCGGGCTGACTGACCGGCCTTCCAAGGCAAAATGGCTCACCGCCCAGGAACAGCAGTGGCTTACTGAAACCCTTGAAGATGAGAACCACGATGTTCCGGCGCATGCGCCGCACTCCTTCCGTGGTTCCCTAACCGACGGAAAGGTCTGGATTTTCGCAGTGACCTATTTGTTCCTCGGCTTCGGGGCCAACGCCATGGTCTATTGGATGCCTAGCATCGTAGGTGCAGCCACAAAGAATCTGGGGTCACTGCAAATTGGCTTGGTGTCGGCAATTCCGTTCGTTTGCGCCGCGCTGGGTATCTACATCACCGGTCGCATCGCCGAACGCACCCAAGCCAAGCTCTGGAACATCCTGGTTCCGGTGTTTGTTTCGGTCGTTGGGTTTGCAGCTGTTCTGGTGGTCAACGGCAACATTGCCATGCAGATGGCAATGATTTCTCTGGCGTTGGCGGGCGCCCTGGCCTCCCAGCCCCAGTTTTGGACCCTGCCCACCGCATACCTCAGCGGAGCTGCGGCGGCCGGTGGCATTGCCTTGATCAATAGCGTCAACAACATCGGCGGGTTCCTCGGACCGTATTCATTTGGATGGCTCAAGGAGATCGGCAATAACTCAACTTTGCTGCCCTTCACGGTGATTGCTGCGGTCCAAGTTCTCGCTGCAGCAGGTGTTCTGCTGGCGAACCGATCAAAGAGTCGTGTTCCGGTGGCAGAATCAGAAGCCGAAAGTAACCTTGCCGATCAGGTAGCTGCAGATATGAAGTAG
- a CDS encoding pyridoxal phosphate-dependent aminotransferase, producing MNTTPLTKAGSAAASLAVGRIEAGSRRPSSLGAVEPGSIALSMGEPDSGTPRPVIDAGIEALNRGRTRYTALTGLPELRDALAEHLSERSGRAIGAEQVIVTHGGSAGLAASVIAMVNAGDRVLIPEPTYSLYADHLAMIGAEGIWVANRPDGGLDMERLEREAPASRMIILCNPGNPTGRCYSKQDLQALAALLESNPHLLLLADEAYADIVFDGVPFRSSLQLHSVADQVVYCNTFSKSYAMTGWRLGFVVASPERAAAINLVHRSINGSINTFVQDAALEALRTPQADLEQLTASYQARRDVVVEQLSGLSKVSLLAPQGAFYAFPKIDSGLNSDEMTRRFAANGVLVRSGAEFGPSGEGHVRISFATDIETLAEGMKRFVHTVRSFS from the coding sequence ATGAATACAACACCCCTCACGAAAGCGGGATCGGCCGCGGCGTCGCTGGCCGTTGGGCGCATCGAGGCCGGGTCCCGTCGGCCTTCGTCACTTGGCGCAGTTGAACCCGGCTCCATCGCCTTGTCCATGGGCGAACCCGACAGCGGCACTCCCCGGCCGGTGATAGACGCAGGGATCGAGGCGCTGAACCGTGGGCGCACCCGCTACACGGCATTAACCGGGCTGCCTGAGTTGCGGGATGCATTGGCTGAGCACTTGTCCGAACGCTCGGGACGGGCCATCGGGGCCGAACAGGTGATCGTCACCCATGGCGGCAGTGCTGGTCTCGCCGCCTCGGTGATTGCAATGGTCAACGCCGGGGACCGCGTACTGATCCCTGAACCGACTTACTCTCTCTACGCCGATCATTTGGCCATGATCGGCGCGGAGGGCATCTGGGTTGCCAACCGACCCGACGGCGGGCTGGATATGGAACGGCTGGAACGCGAGGCGCCAGCCTCCCGGATGATCATTCTGTGCAATCCCGGCAACCCCACCGGCCGCTGCTACTCCAAGCAGGATCTCCAGGCCTTGGCTGCCCTTCTGGAAAGCAACCCGCACCTGCTGCTGCTTGCCGACGAAGCGTACGCCGATATTGTCTTCGACGGTGTGCCTTTCCGGTCCTCGCTTCAGCTTCATTCGGTTGCCGATCAGGTGGTCTACTGCAACACGTTCTCCAAGTCATACGCCATGACCGGCTGGCGTCTGGGCTTTGTCGTTGCGTCGCCGGAGCGTGCAGCCGCCATCAACCTGGTTCACCGCTCCATCAATGGGTCCATTAACACGTTCGTGCAGGACGCTGCCCTGGAAGCGTTGCGCACCCCTCAGGCGGATCTTGAGCAACTCACGGCGTCGTATCAGGCCCGCCGGGATGTCGTGGTCGAACAACTAAGCGGGCTTTCCAAGGTAAGCCTTCTGGCCCCGCAGGGGGCCTTCTACGCATTCCCGAAAATCGACTCCGGTCTCAACTCCGATGAGATGACGCGCAGGTTCGCCGCTAACGGCGTTCTCGTTCGGTCCGGTGCCGAATTCGGGCCTTCCGGGGAAGGTCATGTGCGCATCTCCTTCGCCACGGACATTGAGACTCTTGCAGAGGGCATGAAAAGGTTCGTCCACACGGTGCGAAGCTTCAGCTGA
- a CDS encoding thiamine pyrophosphate-binding protein — protein sequence MYLATRLVQCGVHHLFGLPGDFNLSLLDEMLTVDELTWVGSTNELNAAYAADGYARAGRKLGALSTTYGVGEMSAINGIAGAYAEDVPVVQITGFPSTSAAAEGLLLHHTLIDSDYNHFFRAYKEVTAAAAILTAATASRDIDRVLLAAMRESKPVYLAIPTDVAVARVPDSNLRDPLAGPRSDPAALSRFTRDLYARLQGTAEVTVLAGPRLHRRRLEDTVRRLAEVPGVHIASQPGAKAIVDESHPSSLGTYMGAITRSQSAREAVDQAPVLILAGVVLSDLLTGFFSHRFDPRQSVDLGMNEAHIDQTTYYGVTLEDSLNAVESVLHAQRVITEGRPVAPAATNQTVHRKVSGTDISSGSLTQDAFWSRIQAWLPDDAIVIADAGTAFCGALELKMPNNSDLLGQPVWSSIGYTLPATLGTSLAAPEQRSVLFIGDGSAQLTIQELTTILHQGLSPIIFLINNEGYTVERAIQSPHAVYQDVYPWNWTALPGVLAPGIDSVTTVVSTGTELETALETAAATTGKLVFIEVLVPKLDTPSILTELAAGLADANSSA from the coding sequence GTGTACCTTGCGACGAGGCTTGTCCAGTGCGGCGTCCACCACCTGTTCGGGCTTCCCGGCGACTTTAACCTGAGCCTTCTCGATGAGATGCTCACCGTGGATGAGTTGACCTGGGTGGGCTCGACGAACGAGTTGAACGCAGCTTATGCAGCAGATGGCTACGCCCGGGCAGGGCGCAAGCTCGGTGCCCTGTCAACAACCTACGGCGTGGGAGAAATGTCTGCGATCAACGGCATCGCCGGCGCGTATGCCGAAGACGTTCCGGTTGTACAGATCACAGGCTTCCCTTCCACATCGGCGGCAGCCGAAGGCCTGTTGCTGCATCACACTCTAATCGACTCGGACTATAACCACTTTTTCCGGGCCTACAAGGAAGTTACGGCAGCGGCAGCAATTCTCACAGCCGCCACCGCAAGCCGCGACATTGACAGGGTGCTGCTGGCCGCAATGCGCGAATCCAAGCCGGTTTATCTCGCAATCCCCACGGATGTTGCAGTGGCCCGGGTCCCGGACAGCAACCTGCGGGACCCTCTCGCCGGCCCCCGTAGCGATCCCGCCGCCCTGTCTCGCTTCACAAGAGACCTTTACGCACGCCTGCAAGGTACAGCCGAGGTGACCGTCCTGGCCGGGCCCCGCCTCCACAGGCGGCGACTCGAGGACACTGTGAGGCGTCTGGCGGAAGTCCCGGGAGTTCATATAGCGTCCCAGCCTGGTGCGAAAGCCATCGTGGATGAATCACATCCGAGCAGTCTGGGGACATACATGGGGGCCATCACCCGGAGTCAAAGCGCCCGGGAGGCGGTGGACCAGGCCCCGGTACTGATTCTGGCCGGTGTCGTGCTCAGCGACCTGCTTACGGGCTTCTTCTCACACCGCTTCGATCCCCGGCAGTCAGTGGACCTTGGCATGAACGAGGCGCACATTGACCAGACAACCTACTACGGCGTCACGCTGGAAGACTCCTTGAATGCTGTGGAGTCGGTGTTGCATGCGCAGCGAGTCATCACCGAGGGCCGACCTGTGGCGCCTGCGGCAACGAACCAAACGGTCCACCGCAAGGTTTCCGGGACGGACATTAGCTCAGGATCCCTCACACAGGACGCCTTTTGGTCGCGGATCCAGGCATGGCTGCCCGACGACGCGATCGTCATCGCGGATGCCGGTACCGCCTTCTGCGGGGCTCTTGAACTGAAGATGCCCAACAACTCCGACCTGCTCGGCCAGCCTGTATGGTCATCGATCGGTTATACCCTTCCCGCCACACTCGGAACCTCGCTAGCCGCACCCGAGCAGCGCTCCGTCCTTTTCATCGGCGACGGCTCGGCGCAGTTGACCATCCAAGAGCTCACGACCATTCTGCACCAGGGCCTGAGCCCGATAATCTTTCTGATCAACAACGAGGGCTACACCGTAGAGCGGGCCATTCAAAGCCCTCACGCCGTCTATCAGGACGTCTACCCATGGAACTGGACAGCGCTGCCCGGCGTGCTGGCTCCGGGAATCGACAGCGTTACCACCGTCGTGAGCACCGGTACCGAACTGGAGACAGCCCTTGAAACGGCCGCCGCGACCACCGGGAAGCTCGTTTTCATTGAAGTTCTGGTTCCGAAGCTGGATACGCCCAGTATCCTGACCGAACTCGCTGCCGGCCTTGCCGACGCGAACTCATCCGCCTAA